The DNA region ATGGGTAATTATCTGCTGATTACCATTGACCAATTTCTCTTCTCTTATctgttttgtgtttttctttttttttggttgcagagataagaagaagaagcagagaagtggctgagaagaagaagctggatTTTGGAGCTGTGTGAGAGAGtgagagcttttttttttttttttttggattatccTGAAAATAACAAACATCTTTGATTTCGGGAACTTATATCTGTGTGAGTCATTTACAAGACTTAGTAACTCATCTCTCCTCGGTTAgtaatatgttttctaaaattgatactttataaatctatttaaatttagaatttgaaaaagaaaagaaaaatactaTCAGATACTGTTTtacatttcttttgtttagctaTGTACTCTCTTGGGTATTTTAACTTTATACTTTGTGATCTATTAGTTTCCAACTAAATCCTCCCTTTGATTCATGTTTCTTGcttgtgtattttataatatggaTGCTTATAATGGGTTGGGTTTGCCCTTGCTTTGCTCTATCTAGTTAACTAACATATAGTGGTGGTGTGTGTTTGTTGAGTGAGGCTTCTCAGTGTCAAAGTTGTTCGTATGTAGTTGAAGTTGTATAGATATTTGCTGTGGGTTCCTAAATctgaaaatcatataaaacattGCTGGTGTAAAGGCAATCATTCACTTATGCATTGTCTTAAGATTTCTCTTTTAACTAAAGGTAAATGAACTTGCAGAAACAAAGATCATGAAAATCTTGAAATAATAGTACAGATGAATTTTGTTGCGAGACGTTTGTTTTGATGTGGCGTAGAGGAATGAAAATCCCTTTTTCTTAACAAGGAAAAGCTAAACAAATTAGCACAAACATTCAAATATTACACACAACAAATCACACTTAAAGTAAACTAGCAAAACCAAATATTATTGACTAAACCACACTCTCACcgaatcaaaaaataaaaataaattgtaaacccttgaaaaataaaagttgtGCTGCACTCTCAGTCTTCGAACGCATGTTATCCTGCCCAAGAGGAGAGCGCTTTACCAATTAGACCAAGGGAAACAATTATAGAGGTCACAATTTAAAAGGCCTTTGACCCCCACACTTTTCATTTGTTATTTGCTTCCTTCTCTGGACCCTATTGGCTCGGTCTCTCACGGCTCTTAATTCTCGTGTACTATAAGCAACCGtgtaagtgaaaaaaaaaagattgcttAACTTAATTAGGTAACTCAAGCTATTTCGGCATTTTATCTCCTAAAGGATTGTAGCAATTTTGTGATCCATATATATAAGGAACAAAATAACTATGACCTTGTTCCCTTAAAATTTTGGTCATAgttattaaaaagtaatataGTTTAATCATATAGTAATACAAGTATTAATAAAGTAATATAGTTTAttcatattgtttttatttcGGCTTTTTATTTCCTAAAGGATTGTAGCAATTTTGTGATCCATATATATAATCCATCACATTAATTGTGTACACTCAACCTTAAATCGACTCTACAGATATAAAAGCTGATATGATGCCTTCTAGTTAAGAAAATCAGTACACTAAGTGATATCAGACCTGACAAGATAGGCAGGTGGATTCAAGCAAAAGTCATTCATACCTAGAAGCAGGTAAAAGATTAGAGATTATTCTTGCATATCAAAATGTGAGACATGTTTAGTCTAATTTATGATATGTGTATTGAAGTACACGCTTAGGGACAGGAGTACAcgcttaaaataaataaagagacCAAAATCACAAATTTACATAAGCATCATGCAGTAGTTCAATACTACCATCCAATACACACCTTCAAATGTCTATGCCAAAAGCATAAACAGAGAAACCAAAAGCACAAAGTAATAATAGTTAAATACTACTCCATCCGATACAAATGTCTTAAACAGAGACCAAAAGCACACAACACATAAGCATCACtaataaatagttaaaatacTACCACAATCCAATACGCATGTTCAAATGTCTTAAATTACTAAATAGAGTTGGTAAGTCAACTCGTGGGAGAAGAGCGGAGGACACGGTTCTTGTACGTCTGATACCACCTAGGACTAGACAACCTCCACAGCTTAGGAACTCCTAAGCGACGCTTAAGCTTTTGGGATCCCTTCTTAGAAGCTGTCGAAGCCGCCGTTGCTGCTTCTTCTGCAATCCAGCAATCACCTTGGATGCTCAATGTTCCGGTAGACTGGTTGATAACTCGTCTCACAACAGCTTGGTAGTGATAAGGCTCACAAGTCCTAGCCTTGGCCAAGTCCTTGTATGCTATGTAGATGACCGCAGCTTCAGACTTGAGACTTGGGGGCTCCTTATCATCTAGAGACTCAATGGCTACTTGGACAATCTCCAAGTCAAACTTGGAGAAATCCCTCTGCAGTAACAAACAAGATTAACCAAATAGATTATAGATATgctaaaaaaaactgaaagtgAGAGAACATATAAAACTTACAGCAGTAATCCACCTATGGGAAGTACAGATTGCAAGTTCCACGTACAAAGAAATCCAATCACATTGCAACTCAGATTCATTCAACtgcacaacaaaaaaaaaaagacaaaacatataTTAGTAATTTAAGTACTACGCTAAAAGCAAAACTGATGCATGCAACCGACAAGTGTATTACCATGTAAAAGCGCTTTGTGTCACTGAAAGCAATCTCAGAGGAGGGCCATGGAATTACTGACTCGGTCCAGTCAAGCAATCTGTCTTGGTAGGTTGAATGTGGACGTAAGAAAGGAGTTGACTCCTTTGAACTCTCGGTTCCTAAGCAATATGTCAAACATAGTCAGCAAATTAAAAGTAGTGAAACTGATTAAATGTATCAACAAAGCAAACTTTACCTTGAGGTCTAGAGATGGTGCATGTCAAATCCAAAATTCCAAGATCTTCTTCCTCTACGAGAACCTGAAAGATCTGCTGGAAACCGGTAGATGGAAGACGCGCAACCAAGGTCATGTAGTAAGGAGATGCAGCACCACGCATGCTGAATTTCATTAAGCTATCTAGCTCAAAGTTTGTCCCCTgcaagatattaaaaaaaaaaacagatgaaaCTCTTTAAAGCTATCGTCGAGGTCGAGCTGCATTAAAAGCGACATACTAGTTTagtttgttgtttgtttatACCTCTAACCAGTTGTAGCGATGAAGGCCGAGCTTGGCATAAAGATTCGCCAAGGCGTAGTTAGGGTATACACGCCCTTCACCACATTCCACACGTATCCAGCCAAAGTCCCAACGTCTTGGTGGAAACCCCTCCGGGAAGTTGAAAAACTAACAATAGCCATATCAGAAAAACAATCAATCAGTGACAAAGGGCTTTTAAGTTTCCGAAAGTCATCTccagtaaagaaaaaaaaaagcacaaTCATAGATAACAATTTGAAAAAACATCAACTACTAATAAGAAGGAAGTAATACTCACATCCAGCTCTTCCCTTCGTACACAACTCTGACTCATCTCCTTAGTATGTTCTCCAGCGAACGACTCGTCTTCCTCAAGTCGGAAGGTTGCTGGTTACATACAATGCGGCTATCTGCGGTTTCTGTCCATCAGTTTTAGGTTTTCTAGGAGTAGGAGAGTGGTTTCTTTACTGGGCTTCATTTGGGCTACGAGAAATATTTCTGAGCCCATGTAATTTTAGATGTTGTGTTTTGCAAaactattcttttttatttatattaaatgtgtatttgtaatatttgatcataaatttagattgaaaactaattttttgcagttataacaaaaaaattaaaattaaaattttaataaattattcttatataaattcaatTGTCCTAACTAAAATAGATAGATGTGGTTCATAATGCTTTCGAATttcaaatatttggaatttctattaatataaatttgttaaaaaaataatctcactccgtatttaattttaaattttaatttgtgtgtgtacaaaatgttatatttgtaaatgtaatcatattaaattaaataattttatatttttgcgtTTAACGTAAAATATATCAACAACACTGGAGATCACCTAcacaaatctaacatttatatgattagatgtatGTGTAAATATATAGCAAACAAAGTTTTTGAATGATAAGTATGAAAATAGACAATATGGTTAGTATACTATTAAACatgatacattagttataaaatttgtgagaaaaaataattgttagactttaacaaatttgtgacatataaaattaagattaaaatttgtaagaaaatgaaatgtaatataatatatatttgatctaactggtaatttatttataaatgggcttacgtgttcaataattttcagattggattttgacaattagttttcataattactCTAGACTGATGAGAAAGtaaatggaaaataatttttcgaaatatataaggtgattcaGTTTCTATATCTTGTAGTAGGGATGAgcgttcggatatccattcgggtttgatTCAGGTCTCTTTAGATTTTAGGTTTTCGGGTGAAAGGTTTTAGCCTCATTCGGGTATTTACAATTTCGATTCGTGTTCTGGTTCGGATAACCAATcaggaaaaaaattaaacttaacataaaaattggtttggttcgaatattaAAACATAGTGATGGCATAATAATTTTCCTACCATACCATATGCATTtttattaacattaaatgtggtaaatttagaattaggaaatgtatttattaaactgaaaaacagcattaataaaactatagataatttcgaaattgatttaatagagaaggaaagttaaatttttatattaggacaacacattaattcaactgaaaaaacaaacatttaaataggtaactaatttaaaattaggacaacacattaactcaactgaaaaaaGAAGCTTTAAATTaggtagtttaatttaattctcagtgacATGGTAGTAtaaataactttgaaaactTAGGGGTaatttatatgggtacttctcttttaataatagagatatgTGTGTCCGAGTGATTTGCACCAATGTCATTGTTTATCATAATCTAGGTTCAAATCTAAGAACAATATTCGTCTGTTAGttctttttaaaatgaaattttctAACTTTATTTGTCAAAAAATTGTAGTCTTCGTCTTAATAACACTTTCCATCTTaactaatgatttaaaaaaaaaaaaaaatttattggcCTGATAACACTATAATTTCCATTAATCTAAATTTACTCttactaattttatatatactattatttgggAAGACTTagtcatattttaataattaaaatttttaaagataatatcataactaaatatttactttagtaatattaaaatttatcaatatattcaattattaatcttaatcaataatttatcattatcttgaaaatattttttaaaaataacgaTAATATCACAAAAAATGAATCATCtatttataaagataaaaattgTCTAGaacaatgaaaatattttattttgataatttctgaAAAAGTGGGAAATAACCCAAAATATCTATAGTATTATTTGCAAAGGTAATATTTTTGCTCCAACGTTAAAAATTagaacatttaaaatatttatgaccactaataaataattctattagatttgttaaatttccataaactaaaactgaatttcattacaattttataatcatcattatctagaaagattatatattatattatgaaaaaatattttacgtcataatattttaaaaataaatataaatccatgtatatatgaatgtttttaagtttattttatataataatttttttaataaaaacctttATCggatattttaattattaaatattttaaaagcataaaaataatatttttaatagttttgaattgataatatatatacacatacatttttttgtaaaactcaCTCTTTATCTTTTAACCAACTTAGAGATGATCNNNNNNNNNNNNNNNNNNNNNNNNNNNNNNNNNNNNNNNNNNNNNNNNNNNNNNNNNNNNNNNNNNNNNNNNNNNNNNNNNNNNNNNNNNNNNNNNNNNNcaaaggcgattcgaattcccactatttccgaacaaccatcgttctcaacgtcggctatctatctcacttcattctcaccgttgtcgccgcagcttcttctaacctagcgccgccgattcctctaaaccctagcgcccccgcttccactatttccgaacaaaccgtcgccctcgccaccgtgctcaccaacgttctcaccgccgcttactctaaacactagctagcaccgccgtttcttctaaaccctagcgccgccgcttcttctaaaccctagcgccgccgcttcttctctgtaaaccgtagcgccgtttctctgtaaaccctaacgccggtaaagtcatcaaactcgtggaaaagatgaacataaaaacGTTgttctctttcaatttactcattctcaccgtttcacgtttattttttcagatctataaccacaatgacgagtactcgaactccttctgcgactaatcaggtccgcttgaaatttttctactggaagacttgtaagtaagtcgtctggaaagtcttcaacctggacgacttagtacgtccatttggaagactttccagacgacttaaatataagtcgtcaactaagtcgtccagttggacgactttctagacgacttatatttaagtcgtctactaagtcgtctggagtaacaattaaggcgtgattgatttagcttgtgttctgacttctattgttgtctttgattattttgcagacaaaaaggatggatattccagaactcccccgtaggttatacacattaggggaagagccagaaccccacaatagcatttcgtatcatacggataacacgaagttgcatactgctcttagggaagctctcactgatgctgaatttgaagagctcaaggagtcgagattgggagttttcatcaagttcaaggagcagggatttggttgggcttcaaggctggttcaccacttgctcggtttaaagctggacattaagaagaagtacgagatgtggtgtctcgttggtccagaacctgcgaggttttcactgttagagtttgaaaacatcactggtctaaactgcgactacatcgaggaccttgagacaccagaatgtgaagttaccccacagatggtttctttctgggagatgatgggagttcatcgggaagctgggccaagtactgatcagataatagcagcactgaagagatgcggggattggtccagggaagatcgcaagcgactcgcgtacctttccatcttcactggattcattgaaggaaaaagttctcaagcgctacacgagctactctcgcaaggctagtgatggatttagaaaggtttgagaattatccatgggggagagtcgcgtttaaggtgctgatggactctttgtggaacaaagatattactggctgttacaccgtggatggctttatacaagttcttcaggtctgggcgtacgaagctattccgggattgggtgctagtattggtctacccagagcaacagtctgtctccaccgattctggcttacgacggcagcagaggccgcagattcatgaaagctgctatcttgagtcaggtacctttccatcttcacttaattaagtcgtccggaaggtcttccagctggacgacttagtagacgacttattataagtcgtctggaaggtcttccagctggacgacttagtagacgacttattataagtcgtctggaaggtcttccagctggacgactttagtagacgacttattataagtcgtctggaaggtcttccagctggacgacttagtagacgaccttattataagtcgtctggaaggtcttccagctggacgacttagtagacgacttattataagtcgtctggaaggtcgtccagctggacgacttagtagacgacttataataagtcgtctggaaggtcgtccagctggacgacttagttgacgacttataattaagtcgtctatttagtattttgtttcaaatatctaactcgattcttcttctatttactgcagacccgcgtgatcaactttgtgagaaggacattagtgaaatgtggccaaaatgggactctgaggttgatgacgtgcccgcggagaacatcattaaagtgatgtatgatcggagaccgtggaagtggaccatggattgctgggaagtcactggtacaaaacccaagtttgtgactccatcgaaaagagccaaagagatggttgtggaggaggtggaggaagacaatcagagacctcggaagaaagctcgtaaagaggctcctaaagaggctcctaaagaggctagagaagaggctcctacagaggctacagaagaggctacagaagaggctagagaagaggctagtggGTGACCAGGAGGAGTTAGagaaacatgttcaaggacttaggtgacatgatgaaagaggggtttaagaagtgcatcagggagattaggaagatctccgatagattggaagctgtggagaagaaggttggtgtcaccaatcaggctaccctcaagccccagaaaccggggttagtaaaa from Raphanus sativus cultivar WK10039 chromosome 8, ASM80110v3, whole genome shotgun sequence includes:
- the LOC130498698 gene encoding UPF0725 protein EMB2204-like — translated: MSQSCVRREELDFFNFPEGFPPRRWDFGWIRVECGEGRVYPNYALANLYAKLGLHRYNWLEGTNFELDSLMKFSMRGAASPYYMTLVARLPSTGFQQIFQVLVEEEDLGILDLTCTISRPQGTESSKESTPFLRPHSTYQDRLLDWTESVIPWPSSEIAFSDTKRFYMLNESELQCDWISLYVELAICTSHRWITARDFSKFDLEIVQVAIESLDDKEPPSLKSEAAVIYIAYKDLAKARTCEPYHYQAVVRRVINQSTGTLSIQGDCWIAEEAATAASTASKKGSQKLKRRLGVPKLWRLSSPRWYQTYKNRVLRSSPTS